In the genome of Candoia aspera isolate rCanAsp1 chromosome 1, rCanAsp1.hap2, whole genome shotgun sequence, one region contains:
- the NT5C1B gene encoding cytosolic 5'-nucleotidase 1B, with protein sequence MSGCSPDKGEPPKSAAASKMELSREEVDGAERDWEAARAAYESLTSTKRPRPPKPQHAITIAVSSRALFDMVEERKIYEEQGLEKYVEYQQANENVTLKPGPAFAFVKAVEHVNARLRELYPNEEELFDIVLMTNNHAQVGVRLINSINHYGLLIERFCMTGGKSPIGYLKGYLTNLYLSADSEKVQEAIEAGIAAATLFSGNKNVPYDDKQLRVAFDGDAVLFSDESEIIVKEHGLDRFFEHEKIHENTPLAQGPLKCFLEDLGRLQKKFYMKNERLDSPIRTYLVTARSAASSGARVLKTLRSWGVQIDEALFLAGAPKGPVLAKIRPHIFFDDQMFHIEGAQQLGTIAAHVPYGIGQKYHKSKLKESPAKN encoded by the exons ATGAGTGGCTGTAGCCCAGACAAAGGAGAACCCCCGAAGAGCGCGGCGGCGAGCAAAATGGAGCTTTCCCGGGAGGAAGTCGATGGAGCCGAGCGGGACTGGGAGGCGGCGAGGGCTGCCTACGAGAGCCTCACCAGCACCAAGCGACCACGGCCG CCCAAGCCTCAACATGCCATCACCATCGCGGTGTCCTCCCGAGCTCTCTTTGATATGGTAGAGGAAAGGAAAATTTATGAAGAACAAGGTCTGGAAAAGTATGTGGAATATCAGCAGGCAAACGAGAATGTCACTCTGAAGCCTGGGCCTGCTTTTGCTTTTGTGAAG GCAGTGGAACATGTCAATGCACGACTTCGTGAACTGTATCCTAATGAGGAAGAGCTGTTTGATATTGTGCTCATGACTAATAACCATGCCCAAGTGGGAGTGAGGCTTATCAACAGCATTAACCACTATG GTCTTCTAATTGAACGGTTCTGTATGACTGGAGGAAAGAGTCCTATCGGGTACCTGAAAGGATACCTTACCAATCTGTATCTTTCGGCTGATTCTGAAAAAGTCCAGGAAGCCATAGAAGCAG GAATTGCTGCTGCCACTTTGttttcaggaaataaaaatgtgcCTTACGATGATAAACAACTCCGGGTGGCTTTTGATGGAGATGCTGTTCTTTTTTCTGATGAGTCTGAAATCATTGTAAAAGAACATGGCCTGGATAGGTTTTTTGAGCATGAGAAGATCCATGAGAATACCCCTCTGGCACAG GGTCCTTTGAAATGTTTCCTGGAAGACCTTGGAAGGCTCCAGAAGAAGTTCTACATGAAGAACGAACGGTTGGACTCGCCAATCAGGACTTACCTGGTGACTGCCAGGAGTGCTGCCAGTTCTGGAGCCAGAGTGCTGAAGACTCTTCGCAGCTGGGGAGTGCAGATTGATGAAGCCCTCTTCCTTGCAGGTGCACCCAAGGGTCCAGTCTTGGCAAAAATCAGACCTCACATTTTCTTCGACGATCAGATGTTTCACATCGAAGGAGCACAGCAGCTGGGGACTATTGCTGCACATGTACCGTATGGCATTGGACAGAAGTACCACAAATCCAAACTGAAAGAGAGCCCAGCCAAAAATTAG
- the RDH14 gene encoding retinol dehydrogenase 14, with the protein MAAAGILLAAALGGGLLFIARCFRSVAGKIALKMPAGGPMEGKTAIITGANSGLGRATAAELLRQGARVIMACRDSGRAEEAARELRAELGLCSRGGGECRGELVVRELDLASLRSVRSFCQQVLQEEPRLDVLINNAGIFQCPYMKTEDGFEMQFGVNHLGHFLLTNLLLGLLKSSAPSRIVVVSSKLYKYGEINFDDLNSELCYNRSFAYSRSKLANIMFTRELARRLENTGVTVNVLHPGIVRTNLGRYIHIPLLAKPLFNLVSWAFFKSPSEGAQTSVYLASSPEVEGVSGKYFGDCKEEQLLPKAMDDLVARKLWDISEVMVGLLK; encoded by the exons ATGGCCGCGGCTGGGATCCTCCTGGCCGCCGCtctggggggggggctgcttttCATCGCGCGGTGCTTCCGTTCCGTGGCCGGAAAAATTGCGCTGAAGATGCCCGCCGGCGGCCCGATGGAGGGCAAGACTGCGATCATCACCGGAGCTAACAGCGGCTTGGGGCGGGCCACGGCGGCCGAGCTGCTACGGCAAGGCGCGAGGGTCATCATGGCCTGCCGGGACTCCGGCCGCGCGGAGGAGGCTGCCCGAGAGCTCCGTGCCGAGCTGGGCCTCTGCTCGCGCGGGGGGGGCGAGTGCCGCGGGGAGCTGGTGGTGCGTGAGCTCGACCTGGCTTCGCTCCGCTCCGTGCGCAGCTTCTGCCAGCAGGTGCTACAG GAAGAGCCGAGGCTGGATGTCCTGATCAACAATGCTGGGATATTCCAGTGTCCTTATATGAAGACAGAGGATGGTTTTGAGATGCAGTTTGGTGTCAATCACTTAGGTCACTTTTTGCTCACAAATCTTCTCCTTGGTCTTCTAAAAAGTTCTGCTCCCAGCAGGATTGTAGTAGTgtcctccaagctttacaaataTGGAGAAATCAACTTTGATGACTTAAACAGTGAGCTATGTTACAACAGAAGCTTTGCCTATAGTCGAAGTAAACTGGCCAACATAATGTTTACAAGGGAGTTAGCCCGACGCCTAGAAAACACAGGTGTCACTGTGAATGTATTACATCCTGGTATTGTCAGAACAAATCTAGGTAGGTACATCCATATTCCTTTATTAGCCAAGCCCCTTTTCAATTTGGTATCTTGGGCATTCTTCAAATCTCCGTCAGAAGGAGCCCAGACTTCTGTTTATCTGGCATCTTCTCCAGAAGTAGAGGGTGTATCTGGGAAATATTTTGGAGACTGTAAGGAGGAGCAATTGTTGCCCAAGGCCATGGATGACTTGGTTGCAAGAAAACTGTGGGATATCAGTGAGGTGATGGTTGGGTTATTAAAATAA